A window from Mya arenaria isolate MELC-2E11 chromosome 9, ASM2691426v1 encodes these proteins:
- the LOC128246201 gene encoding fibrinolytic enzyme, isozyme C-like: MPAMPRFGERTRDRSNAVAPKVTRSSRLAAKSPNREGNADNSHAIGHSFISYGQHGGNSLSRIINGQVTTTASHPHQISLQRWSSTYGVWYHTCGGSIIADTWIVTAAHCVDTATASVLQVVLNDGRLNDPSSKAYGVAKIVLHPNYNKGSSAYPNDIALLQLTSSADLSGVNGIIALANNGENFDGQTCELSGWGHIETGTSPDKETPNLLQETDGVIYTSSQCSSVWGRNYNSDAHICIHNPSTGTCQGDSGGPMVCYRGDTPVLAGVTSWGASGCGTNYPSVYARVSTYRAWLDQEMTAL; this comes from the exons ATGCCGGCCATGCCACGCTTTGGAGAAAGAACCAGAGACCGGTCTAATGCAGTCGCACCCAAGGTCACGAGGTCGAGTCGTTTGGCGGCCAAATCACCCAATCGCGAGGGCAACGCCGACAACTCCCACGCCATTGGTCACAGCTTCATCAGCTACGGTCAGCACggag GCAATAGCCTATCGCGGATCATCAACGGTCAGGTCACGACGACGGCAAGCCATCCTCACCAGATCTCACTGCAACGCTGGTCGTCAACGTATGGCGTCTGGTATCACACGTGTGGCGGGTCTATCATCGCCGACACCTGGATTGTCACTGCCGCTCACTGCGTCGATACTGCAAC AGCAAGCGTACTGCAGGTTGTTCTCAATGACGGACGACTAAATGATCCCAGTTCAAAGGCATATGGAGTTGCCAAAATTGTCTTG CACCCCAACTACAACAAAGGTTCCTCTGCCTACCCTAACGACATCGCCTTGCTCCAGCTTACCTCTTCAGCTGACCTTTCCGGGGTCAACGGGATCATCGCTCTGGCCAACAACGGGGAAAACTTTGACGGACAGACGTGTGAGCTCAGCGGATGGGGACATATCGAGACAG GCACGAGCCCAGACAAGGAGACCCCAAACCTGCTGCAGGAGACGGACGGTGTGATCTACACGAGCAGTCAGTGCTCAAGCGTGTGGGGCCGTAACTATAATAGCGACGCCCATATCTGTATTCACAACCCCTCAACCGGAACTTGTCAG GGTGACAGTGGCGGCCCCATGGTGTGTTACCGAGGTGACACACCCGTTCTTGCTGGAGTGACCTCCTGGGGGGCGTCCGGATGCGGCACCAACTATCCCAGCGTGTACGCCCGTGTGTCCACTTACAGAGCCTGGCTAGACCAGGAGATGACCGCGCTGTAA